One Tolypothrix bouteillei VB521301 DNA window includes the following coding sequences:
- a CDS encoding protein kinase domain-containing protein has protein sequence MIGQLLAGHYKVLEVLGEGGFGQTYVAEDSHLPGNPKCVLKHLKSSSTDPEILETARRLFQKEAETLQKLGSHDQIPRLFAYFEENQEFYLVQEFIDGYSLNKEITLGLRWTESQVIQLLIEVLSILEFVHSQGVIHRDIKPSNLIRRASDNKLVLIDFGAIKQLRSQTATRTGHNNLTLIVGTRGYMPSEQIRRLPRPSSDIYALGMMGIQALTGMYPHKLQDDPNTGEILWQHLACVSPGLSAVLTQMTRYHFKDRYQTATEALCALRELAAYPNQLSGVEATVTTTTLHELTLEWEEGELAKNRKITEKQHSKKPGRVRVGRNPEECDIVLNDPTVSGLHIEIFFHQAKERFYLRNLRQRNPPIVDGQLLLAGEIPLFIGSSIRLGQVNVRVSAIASKDYPVGYVPIEFALVPIAPQQPVVKTIRMPKVNSFKEHSKLIVRSGRSTIASIPSKVPRLLGVSFAVCASAIGGLVFFNADNTSGSNAQQSWLSEKPQLCRIISPPGGRFTAKLRPEPGTEVGAIKQLKLGERVLFLRSRGDFTEVQLPDGSQGWLFNDEIRRCIASKKG, from the coding sequence ATGATTGGGCAGTTACTAGCAGGACATTACAAAGTCCTTGAAGTATTGGGTGAAGGAGGTTTTGGGCAAACTTACGTTGCTGAGGACAGCCACCTCCCAGGAAACCCTAAATGCGTCCTCAAACATCTTAAATCTTCTAGTACAGACCCTGAAATTTTAGAAACTGCTAGAAGGTTATTTCAAAAAGAAGCTGAAACGTTGCAAAAGTTGGGTAGCCACGACCAAATTCCCCGACTGTTTGCATATTTTGAAGAGAACCAAGAATTTTATTTGGTACAAGAATTTATTGATGGATACTCTCTCAACAAAGAAATAACTTTGGGGTTGAGATGGACAGAAAGCCAAGTTATCCAATTGCTCATTGAGGTACTGAGCATTTTAGAGTTTGTCCACAGCCAAGGAGTCATTCATCGTGATATTAAACCCAGCAATCTTATCAGACGCGCTTCAGATAACAAATTAGTTCTGATTGACTTTGGCGCAATTAAACAATTGCGAAGTCAAACAGCAACTCGCACGGGGCATAATAATCTGACTCTGATCGTCGGAACTCGCGGATATATGCCTTCCGAACAAATTAGACGCTTACCGCGCCCTAGCAGCGATATCTACGCCTTGGGGATGATGGGTATTCAAGCACTCACGGGGATGTATCCGCACAAACTCCAAGACGATCCGAACACAGGAGAAATTTTGTGGCAACATCTAGCTTGTGTGAGTCCGGGATTATCTGCTGTCTTAACTCAAATGACACGCTATCACTTCAAGGATCGTTATCAGACAGCAACAGAGGCTTTGTGTGCGCTTCGAGAATTAGCGGCTTACCCCAACCAACTTTCAGGTGTTGAGGCGACTGTCACAACTACGACTTTACACGAACTGACTTTGGAATGGGAAGAAGGAGAATTAGCTAAGAATCGCAAAATTACTGAGAAGCAACATAGCAAGAAGCCCGGTAGAGTTCGTGTTGGTCGCAATCCCGAAGAGTGCGATATTGTTTTGAACGATCCAACCGTGTCAGGGCTGCATATTGAAATCTTTTTTCATCAAGCTAAGGAAAGATTTTATTTGCGGAATTTACGCCAAAGGAACCCTCCTATTGTTGATGGTCAATTACTTTTAGCTGGTGAAATACCTCTTTTTATTGGTAGCAGTATACGTTTGGGACAAGTCAATGTTAGGGTGAGTGCGATCGCAAGCAAGGATTATCCTGTAGGGTATGTTCCAATTGAATTCGCACTTGTACCGATCGCCCCGCAACAACCCGTCGTGAAAACGATACGCATGCCCAAAGTGAACAGCTTTAAAGAACACTCAAAGCTGATTGTGCGGTCGGGTCGATCTACAATTGCTTCAATACCCAGCAAAGTGCCACGCCTCTTGGGAGTCAGTTTTGCCGTCTGTGCGAGTGCGATCGGTGGATTGGTCTTTTTTAACGCTGACAACACAAGCGGAAGTAACGCACAACAGAGTTGGCTATCTGAAAAACCCCAGCTTTGTCGTATTATTTCCCCTCCTGGTGGTAGGTTTACGGCTAAATTACGACCCGAACCGGGAACAGAAGTTGGTGCAATCAAACAACTCAAGCTAGGCGAAAGGGTTTTGTTTTTGCGATCGCGCGGTGATTTTACAGAAGTTCAACTACCTGATGGTAGCCAAGGCTGGCTTTTTAATGATGAGATCCGACGTTGTATTGCATCGAAGAAAGGATAA
- a CDS encoding Crp/Fnr family transcriptional regulator has product MQASVEQLSKVSVLADLETADKLNLQPHTQVHSYRNGEIILHEGDRLPAKLYAVVGGSIQITKTASTGKETILRTLSTGDIFAAPALLGDGVAPATVTAQSDCEILTVARDALLKAIQQNPDIALRMLVVFNSRIQQLHETVHGLVSERAIVRLARLIQYFATHDGTEPTEQGVALKIQLPYYRMARSIGITYEECVRLIKSVNSVIDYSRGGKITILDTKKLDAIANGEQ; this is encoded by the coding sequence ATGCAGGCAAGTGTAGAACAGCTTTCAAAAGTTAGCGTACTAGCCGATTTGGAAACAGCAGATAAATTGAATTTGCAACCTCACACTCAAGTACATTCCTACCGGAATGGTGAAATTATCCTGCATGAAGGAGATCGTTTACCAGCAAAGTTATACGCTGTGGTGGGTGGTTCAATTCAAATAACTAAAACAGCATCAACAGGGAAAGAAACAATTCTTCGCACTCTTTCTACTGGGGATATTTTTGCGGCTCCTGCTTTACTTGGAGATGGTGTTGCACCTGCGACTGTGACGGCGCAGAGTGATTGCGAGATTTTGACGGTAGCAAGAGATGCTTTACTGAAAGCTATTCAGCAAAATCCTGATATTGCTCTGCGTATGCTCGTGGTTTTTAACTCTCGCATTCAGCAACTACATGAAACAGTTCATGGGTTAGTCTCTGAAAGAGCTATTGTCCGTCTTGCAAGATTAATTCAATATTTTGCGACTCATGATGGTACGGAGCCAACCGAACAAGGAGTAGCGTTGAAAATTCAATTGCCTTACTATCGCATGGCTCGAAGTATTGGCATCACTTATGAAGAATGTGTCCGTTTGATCAAAAGTGTGAACTCAGTTATTGATTACAGTCGCGGAGGCAAAATAACGATTCTGGATACGAAGAAATTAGACGCGATCGCTAATGGAGAGCAGTAA
- the cas6 gene encoding CRISPR-associated endoribonuclease Cas6 has protein sequence MPQRSPTKPSKPQSRPKWSPDTELMGLMFELVPQKDSYLYAQYTIGLHAWFLDRVRSTDPELSAYLHDGESEKPFTISALDGEITSSGRQIRLLANTSYHWYVTALSSRVQKWMAQWVKKLPSSVDLRDAPLTIASCQISHPPTTYAALLDSEYGGTISLTFLSPTSFRRKGHHLPLPVPVNIFHSYLRRWNDFSGIPVDQDAFLAWVDDNVLINRCQVTTVKVLAGKKGAVTGFTGAIELSLKKEAAQEPEFEQLFYALGKLAFYCGTGHKTTFGLGQTRLGWSSEVPQDIPDVESVLAKRIEDLVEIFRAQRKRTGGDRADEIASKWATILARREMGESLQVVAQDLEMPYETVKTYAKLARRALKEQE, from the coding sequence ATGCCCCAACGCTCTCCAACAAAGCCAAGTAAACCTCAGTCTCGCCCAAAATGGTCGCCAGACACAGAATTGATGGGCTTGATGTTTGAGTTAGTTCCCCAAAAAGATTCTTATCTTTACGCCCAATACACTATCGGACTTCATGCCTGGTTTCTCGATCGCGTGCGTTCTACAGACCCTGAACTGTCAGCATACTTGCATGATGGAGAATCCGAAAAACCGTTTACTATCTCAGCATTAGATGGAGAGATAACCAGTAGCGGCAGACAAATACGACTACTTGCAAACACTTCTTATCATTGGTACGTCACAGCTTTATCCAGTAGAGTACAAAAGTGGATGGCGCAGTGGGTAAAAAAGTTACCTTCTTCAGTTGATTTGCGAGACGCCCCCTTAACTATAGCTTCCTGTCAAATTTCACATCCTCCTACAACTTATGCCGCACTGTTAGATTCTGAGTACGGTGGAACGATCTCCTTAACATTTCTGAGCCCTACTAGTTTCCGTCGCAAAGGTCATCATTTACCTCTACCCGTTCCAGTTAACATTTTTCACAGCTACCTAAGGCGTTGGAACGACTTTTCCGGGATACCTGTTGACCAAGATGCTTTTCTGGCTTGGGTAGACGACAATGTCTTGATTAATCGTTGTCAGGTAACAACTGTAAAGGTATTAGCAGGTAAAAAAGGTGCAGTTACGGGATTTACTGGGGCAATTGAGTTAAGTTTGAAGAAAGAAGCAGCACAAGAACCAGAGTTCGAGCAGTTATTTTATGCTTTGGGGAAACTCGCATTTTATTGCGGAACCGGTCATAAAACTACTTTTGGCTTGGGACAAACACGTTTGGGTTGGTCATCTGAAGTTCCGCAAGATATACCTGATGTAGAAAGTGTGTTGGCAAAACGAATTGAGGATTTGGTAGAAATTTTTAGGGCACAACGCAAGCGAACTGGAGGAGATCGTGCGGATGAAATAGCCTCGAAATGGGCAACTATCTTGGCAAGGCGGGAGATGGGAGAGTCTTTGCAGGTAGTGGCACAAGATTTGGAGATGCCTTATGAAACAGTCAAGACTTATGCGAAATTGGCACGACGGGCTTTAAAAGAACAAGAGTAA
- a CDS encoding Nif11-like leader peptide family natural product precursor, which translates to MALEQVNAFYDTLMSDRAIYEQYYRQCCVRGLFGIWDWDKTKIVNFATTLGYSFTESELDAVLFGSEPIVLQDSINLSEYKQYVFQ; encoded by the coding sequence ATGGCACTAGAGCAAGTGAATGCTTTTTATGACACGTTGATGTCGGATCGAGCAATTTACGAGCAATACTACCGTCAGTGCTGCGTTCGCGGATTATTTGGTATTTGGGATTGGGATAAAACAAAAATTGTTAATTTTGCTACTACTTTAGGCTATTCTTTTACGGAAAGCGAATTAGACGCTGTCTTGTTTGGCAGTGAACCAATTGTTCTTCAAGATTCAATAAATTTATCAGAATATAAACAGTACGTATTTCAGTGA
- a CDS encoding AAA family ATPase has product MICSIRLKNFKPFEEQFLHFRNLTLLSGLNSTGKSSVLQAFGLLRQAYQQDLLPMRGLALNGELVCIGTAQDALFQGAQDDSISFELIWEDGKKGIWVFNYNPAGDVLTLTSEPAPLDVYKSNLFNDNFHYLQAERVGPRTYFEISDYQVRQHQQIGSRGEYTAHFLSVYRDKEIPISRLSHSLAKSLNLRDQVEAWIGEVSPGTRIEIQSNPDMDLVSFQYSYGLGNPHRATNVGFGITYTLPIIVAILASEPGTLILIENPEAHLHPKGQAKMGELLALAASCGVQAVIETHSDHVLNGIRLAVHSGKLAPEDVQLHYFQRREKEGLAFTEVVSPRIDRNGRIDKWPDGFFDEWEKSLDALLEPAGE; this is encoded by the coding sequence ATGATTTGTTCGATCCGCTTAAAAAACTTCAAACCTTTTGAAGAGCAATTTCTTCATTTCAGAAATCTTACATTACTTTCTGGTCTTAACAGTACTGGCAAATCTTCTGTTCTTCAAGCATTTGGTCTGCTACGCCAAGCATACCAACAAGATTTATTACCAATGAGAGGGTTAGCTCTTAACGGTGAACTGGTCTGTATTGGTACAGCTCAAGATGCTCTCTTCCAAGGAGCACAAGACGATTCTATTAGTTTTGAACTGATTTGGGAAGACGGCAAGAAGGGAATATGGGTTTTTAATTATAATCCAGCCGGAGATGTCCTAACTCTAACCTCAGAACCAGCCCCTCTTGATGTTTATAAATCAAATCTTTTCAATGATAACTTCCATTATCTTCAAGCAGAACGTGTTGGACCTCGCACATACTTTGAAATATCAGATTATCAAGTACGGCAACATCAACAAATAGGAAGTAGAGGTGAGTATACTGCTCATTTTCTTTCAGTATATAGGGACAAAGAGATTCCCATCTCTCGTTTGAGCCATTCCTTAGCCAAGTCACTTAATTTGAGAGATCAAGTGGAGGCATGGATAGGAGAAGTAAGCCCAGGAACACGCATAGAGATTCAATCGAACCCAGATATGGATTTGGTAAGCTTTCAATATTCTTATGGATTGGGAAACCCTCACCGAGCGACCAACGTTGGTTTCGGAATTACATATACCTTACCTATTATTGTAGCTATACTGGCATCTGAACCTGGTACATTAATTTTAATTGAGAATCCAGAAGCACATCTGCATCCAAAAGGACAAGCAAAGATGGGGGAGTTACTGGCGCTTGCAGCTAGTTGTGGTGTTCAAGCAGTAATTGAAACTCATAGCGATCATGTTTTAAATGGCATTCGTCTTGCTGTTCATAGCGGTAAGCTTGCTCCTGAAGATGTTCAGTTGCACTACTTTCAACGTCGAGAAAAAGAGGGACTAGCCTTTACTGAAGTCGTTTCACCAAGAATTGATAGAAACGGACGAATTGACAAATGGCCAGATGGCTTCTTTGACGAGTGGGAAAAAAGCTTGGATGCATTGTTAGAACCAGCAGGAGAATGA
- a CDS encoding DUF262 domain-containing protein, translating to MIKTQTSNPELFDENMDFEEDTDIDQEEEITEPFDPTQIRVDTRPMTIDLVLDRIKYEEINLTPDFQRHADIWTDISKSRLIESILIRIPLPAFYLDATDDDKWLVIDGLQRLTAIKRFVIDNDLRLKGLEFLTNLKNKNYNELPRHYQRRIKETVITVYLIEKGTPPEVKFNIFKRINTGGLPLSLQEIRHALNQGQAANLLAKLADSAEFKLVTGLQKTKTRKYLRMEDRNFVLRFLAFMLTPYNNYQAKSLDVFLNETMSSINQMSQQEINLLEQNFIRAMKVAFDIFGEYAFRKRSKDKLTQKNPINKALFDAWAVNLSHLQEQQIYNLKERKEDLIDRFIDIMDNDKEFMGSISQGTDSITKVKYRFRIIEQLIQEVLL from the coding sequence GTGATTAAGACCCAAACATCCAATCCAGAGCTTTTTGATGAGAACATGGATTTTGAAGAAGACACAGATATTGACCAAGAAGAGGAAATTACTGAACCATTTGATCCTACACAAATTAGAGTAGATACTAGACCAATGACTATCGATCTTGTTCTTGATAGAATTAAATATGAAGAAATTAATTTAACTCCTGATTTTCAACGTCACGCTGACATTTGGACGGATATTTCTAAAAGTAGGCTTATAGAATCTATTCTTATCCGGATTCCACTACCTGCTTTTTATTTGGATGCAACAGATGATGATAAATGGTTAGTCATAGATGGCCTGCAACGCTTAACAGCTATTAAGAGATTTGTTATTGATAACGATCTCAGATTAAAAGGGCTAGAGTTTCTTACTAATTTAAAAAATAAAAATTATAATGAGCTACCCCGACACTATCAACGTCGAATTAAAGAGACTGTCATTACAGTTTATTTAATCGAAAAAGGTACACCTCCCGAAGTCAAATTTAACATTTTCAAACGTATTAATACTGGTGGGTTACCGCTATCACTACAAGAAATCCGTCATGCTTTGAATCAAGGACAAGCAGCCAACCTTTTGGCTAAACTTGCAGATTCAGCAGAGTTCAAGCTAGTAACAGGTCTTCAAAAGACAAAAACTCGAAAATATCTTCGTATGGAAGATCGAAATTTTGTCCTTCGATTTTTAGCTTTTATGCTTACTCCATATAATAATTATCAAGCTAAAAGTTTAGACGTTTTTCTGAATGAAACAATGTCTAGTATAAATCAAATGTCTCAGCAAGAGATAAATTTGTTAGAACAAAATTTTATACGAGCAATGAAAGTAGCATTTGACATTTTCGGTGAATATGCTTTTCGCAAACGTTCAAAAGATAAACTTACTCAAAAAAATCCCATTAATAAAGCATTGTTTGATGCTTGGGCAGTCAATCTCAGTCATCTTCAAGAGCAACAAATTTATAATTTAAAAGAGCGAAAAGAAGATTTAATAGATAGATTTATCGATATCATGGATAATGATAAAGAATTTATGGGATCGATTTCTCAAGGAACTGATAGTATTACCAAAGTCAAGTATAGGTTTAGAATAATTGAACAATTAATCCAAGAAGTATTGTTATGA
- a CDS encoding cupin domain-containing protein: MMNTTKSNIQLYSEIEYPCDGVLSKVLIKDKTCQYTLFCLAADTEISEHTSTRNATINVIQGKGFLTLSGEEIALEPGVFVFMPANAPHALKATDNLAFLLTLCNRD; the protein is encoded by the coding sequence ATGATGAATACTACCAAATCCAACATCCAATTGTATTCAGAAATTGAATACCCCTGTGACGGAGTTCTGAGCAAAGTGTTAATCAAAGATAAAACTTGTCAATACACGCTCTTTTGTTTAGCAGCTGACACGGAAATTTCCGAGCATACCTCTACCCGCAATGCCACAATAAACGTTATCCAAGGAAAGGGTTTCCTGACTTTATCAGGAGAAGAGATCGCACTAGAACCTGGTGTTTTTGTCTTTATGCCTGCAAATGCTCCCCATGCATTGAAAGCCACGGATAATTTAGCATTTTTACTAACTCTTTGTAACAGAGATTAA
- a CDS encoding DUF924 family protein — protein MSQATEILDFWFGKPDEPGYGKPKSSWFSKKPEFDEELRVRFLTAYQKAAAGNLDEWLDAPESCLALILLLDQFPRNVFRDTPEAFLTDWEALSAAHHAIAHGYDKALLPVQRWFIYLPFEHSENLEHQRKSVQLFEQLTNDPDSASCIDYAIRHMKVIERFGRFPHRNAILGRTSTPEEKEFLKQTGSSF, from the coding sequence ATGTCACAGGCAACTGAAATTTTAGACTTTTGGTTTGGCAAACCAGATGAACCGGGTTATGGAAAACCAAAATCTTCATGGTTTAGTAAAAAACCGGAATTTGACGAAGAACTTCGCGTCCGGTTTTTAACAGCTTATCAAAAAGCAGCAGCAGGAAATCTCGACGAATGGCTTGATGCCCCTGAGAGCTGTTTGGCTCTCATTTTGCTGCTCGATCAATTTCCCCGAAACGTTTTCCGAGATACTCCCGAAGCCTTTTTAACAGACTGGGAAGCACTCTCCGCAGCGCATCATGCCATTGCCCATGGCTATGACAAAGCACTTCTACCTGTCCAACGCTGGTTTATTTATCTCCCATTTGAACACAGCGAAAACTTGGAACATCAGCGTAAGTCGGTTCAGTTGTTTGAGCAACTCACCAACGATCCTGACAGTGCCAGTTGTATTGATTATGCTATTCGCCATATGAAAGTCATAGAGCGTTTTGGTCGCTTTCCCCATCGCAATGCGATTTTGGGAAGAACTTCAACACCAGAAGAAAAAGAGTTTTTAAAACAGACAGGGTCTTCTTTTTAA
- a CDS encoding amidase, with the protein MNQVDLAFTPALEQAQLVRRREVSPLDLVQVYLERIQQFNPQLGSYFTVLAEQAIADAKAKTEILASASELPPFFGVPISIKDLNPLAGVPCTFGNPALLNNIPNYDDGVVTRIKHAGFIILGKTATSELGACPYTEPRGFPPARNPWNLEYTPGGSSGGAAAAVAAGLCAIAQGSDGGGSVRGPAACCGLVGIKPSRGRVTHAPVGDRMNGIAMNGPLGRTVADAAALLDVMSGYVTGDPYWLPNPEPSFLAATQIKPGRLRIAYSTKILPIGEADSNCKQGVLQTVELLEQLGHVVEEKCPDFSGIVEPFKIVWQTAPASSGLPYEILQPFTQWLFERSGSAGEYLKAVSQMQVVSRQIVAFFDTVDVLVLPVYLHSPIRVGEWADLSPEETFQKIIDWVAPCPPANATGQPAIALPVGFDSNGLPIGVQLIGRPAAEATLISLAAQLEVAKPWIQHRPSLTVTGNQ; encoded by the coding sequence ATGAATCAAGTGGATCTAGCTTTTACTCCAGCCCTAGAACAGGCGCAGTTAGTTCGTCGTCGGGAAGTTTCTCCCCTAGACTTAGTACAAGTCTACCTAGAACGCATTCAACAGTTCAATCCTCAGTTGGGAAGTTATTTTACAGTGTTGGCAGAGCAAGCTATTGCAGATGCTAAAGCTAAAACAGAGATTCTCGCAAGTGCTTCCGAATTGCCACCATTTTTTGGCGTGCCAATTTCTATCAAAGACTTGAACCCCCTTGCAGGTGTCCCTTGTACTTTTGGAAATCCGGCATTATTAAATAATATTCCTAATTATGATGATGGTGTGGTTACGCGCATTAAGCACGCTGGATTTATTATTCTCGGTAAAACAGCAACTTCAGAACTAGGTGCGTGTCCCTATACGGAACCGAGGGGCTTTCCTCCTGCTAGAAATCCCTGGAATTTGGAATACACTCCCGGTGGTTCGAGTGGTGGTGCAGCCGCAGCCGTAGCAGCAGGGTTGTGCGCGATCGCCCAAGGTTCTGATGGTGGCGGTTCGGTGCGGGGACCAGCAGCTTGTTGTGGTTTGGTGGGAATCAAGCCATCACGGGGACGCGTAACTCACGCACCCGTGGGCGATCGCATGAATGGTATTGCAATGAACGGTCCCCTGGGACGTACTGTTGCAGATGCGGCTGCACTTTTAGATGTGATGTCTGGCTATGTCACGGGCGATCCATATTGGCTTCCCAATCCCGAACCATCATTTCTTGCTGCGACTCAAATCAAACCAGGACGGTTGCGGATTGCTTATTCTACAAAAATCCTTCCCATTGGAGAAGCAGATAGCAACTGCAAGCAAGGAGTCTTGCAAACAGTCGAGTTATTAGAACAACTCGGTCATGTTGTGGAAGAAAAATGCCCTGATTTTAGTGGGATCGTAGAACCGTTTAAAATTGTTTGGCAAACTGCACCAGCTTCTTCGGGGCTTCCTTATGAGATTTTACAGCCATTTACCCAATGGTTGTTTGAAAGAAGCGGTTCTGCTGGGGAATACTTGAAAGCAGTTTCTCAAATGCAAGTTGTATCCCGACAAATTGTGGCATTTTTTGATACGGTGGATGTACTGGTATTGCCAGTTTACCTCCATTCTCCCATTCGTGTTGGAGAATGGGCAGACTTAAGCCCAGAAGAGACATTCCAAAAAATTATTGACTGGGTTGCACCCTGTCCGCCCGCTAATGCGACAGGACAACCTGCGATCGCACTTCCTGTGGGTTTTGACAGCAATGGTTTACCTATAGGCGTGCAATTGATAGGACGCCCCGCAGCAGAAGCTACCTTAATTAGCCTAGCAGCACAACTGGAAGTTGCAAAGCCATGGATTCAGCACCGTCCATCGTTAACGGTGACTGGTAACCAGTAA
- a CDS encoding oxygenase MpaB family protein, with protein MRLHRYNNLQQIQQLNPLQDHCQIYHLMLGYEFPWDITRALEVALMKTYCVPSISKLLDKTGEFHKRPQKRYDDTAIIIVEFCKWGYDSDRGCQAIQRMNAIHSRFKIQNADFLYVLSTFIFEPIRWNSRFGWRLMSEQERLASFYFWREVGNRMHIEGIPATYEELEQYNIEYERTHFHYAETNRSVGEATRDLFLSWYPKWMSPLLKPAIYALLDDAMLDAFGFEHPSQWLRQSVEKTLQIRGRIQRFLPPLKQSKFFIDSPTRTYPHGYAIANLGSKEKVINHD; from the coding sequence ATGCGTCTTCACCGTTACAACAACCTACAGCAGATTCAGCAACTCAACCCACTGCAAGACCACTGTCAAATTTATCATCTGATGTTGGGCTACGAGTTTCCATGGGACATAACGAGAGCACTAGAAGTTGCACTTATGAAAACTTATTGTGTTCCGAGTATTTCTAAGTTATTAGATAAAACGGGGGAGTTTCACAAACGTCCTCAAAAACGCTACGATGATACAGCAATAATTATTGTAGAGTTTTGTAAATGGGGTTATGACAGCGATCGCGGTTGTCAGGCAATTCAGCGCATGAATGCCATTCACTCTCGTTTCAAAATTCAAAATGCTGATTTTCTCTATGTTCTGTCAACCTTTATTTTTGAACCTATCCGTTGGAATAGCCGTTTTGGTTGGAGGTTGATGTCGGAACAAGAAAGGCTCGCCTCTTTTTATTTCTGGCGGGAAGTGGGCAATCGGATGCACATTGAAGGGATTCCTGCAACTTACGAGGAATTGGAACAATACAATATTGAGTACGAACGAACGCACTTTCACTATGCAGAAACCAATCGTTCCGTTGGTGAAGCAACTCGTGATTTATTTTTGAGTTGGTACCCCAAGTGGATGTCTCCTCTTTTAAAACCTGCAATATACGCCTTACTTGATGACGCAATGCTAGATGCTTTTGGTTTTGAACATCCCTCCCAATGGCTGCGTCAAAGTGTTGAAAAAACTCTGCAAATCCGGGGTAGAATACAGCGTTTCTTACCACCCCTCAAGCAGTCAAAGTTTTTTATCGACTCTCCAACCCGCACCTATCCTCATGGCTATGCGATCGCAAATCTCGGATCGAAAGAAAAAGTTATCAATCACGACTAA
- a CDS encoding SAM-dependent methyltransferase, whose amino-acid sequence MSNATLNFQTAAGHQVLAAAGKKYLRPGGRLATEQLLQWANFQPGETVLELASSFGYSAIELAKRYNVKVVGVEKNPESALRARANIRNAGLENQIEIIEGDIFQLNKIPGKFDYVLAEAILTMQSPPGKAKILSQIHNKLKTKGLFLSHELLANGKEEEIHTDLARVLRYNSKPLSQANWNAVFASAGLQLQQQKIGKMSLLNLGQMFQDEGVLSTIRILWNIFTHKPIRQRVWEMRRIFHKYNNELGYIIICAIAQ is encoded by the coding sequence ATGAGCAATGCTACCCTCAATTTCCAAACAGCAGCCGGACACCAAGTGCTAGCTGCTGCAGGTAAAAAATATTTACGTCCGGGTGGACGATTAGCAACAGAGCAATTACTCCAATGGGCTAATTTTCAGCCCGGAGAGACGGTTTTAGAATTAGCCTCTAGTTTTGGCTACAGCGCCATAGAACTGGCAAAACGTTATAACGTGAAAGTTGTTGGTGTAGAAAAAAATCCTGAAAGTGCTCTTCGTGCTCGTGCTAATATCCGTAACGCAGGCTTAGAAAACCAAATCGAAATTATTGAGGGTGATATTTTTCAATTAAATAAAATACCGGGTAAGTTCGATTACGTTTTAGCAGAAGCGATTTTGACCATGCAATCGCCCCCTGGCAAAGCTAAAATTTTATCTCAAATACACAACAAACTTAAAACTAAAGGTCTATTTCTCAGCCATGAATTACTAGCCAATGGCAAAGAAGAAGAAATTCATACCGATCTGGCAAGAGTGTTAAGATATAATTCCAAGCCACTTTCACAAGCTAACTGGAACGCTGTGTTTGCCTCTGCAGGATTGCAACTGCAGCAGCAAAAAATTGGAAAAATGTCCTTATTAAATTTAGGGCAGATGTTTCAAGATGAAGGTGTATTAAGTACTATTCGGATTTTATGGAACATTTTTACCCATAAGCCTATTCGCCAACGAGTTTGGGAAATGCGCCGGATTTTCCATAAATACAACAACGAACTAGGCTATATTATCATTTGCGCGATCGCCCAATAA